Sequence from the Exiguobacterium aurantiacum genome:
TCGCCACCGTCTCGATTCCTTGAGCGGCGAGCATACGCCGTGTGTAATAGAGCGGCGGCACCCCGATGCCCCCACCAACGAGCACGACCCGCTTGCCCGTCTGTTCGAGCGGAAAGCCGTTGCCGAGCGGTCCGAGGACGTCCAAGACGTCCCCCGTCCGACGCGCGGCCAAGTCTGTCGTCCCGCTGCCGATGACTTTATACAAGAACGTGACGACGTTGTCTTCGACGTTCGCGACCGAGAGCGGCCGGCGTAACAGTTCAGATGTCTTCACGTGGAAGAATGTGCCCGGCGCAACGGCTTGCGGTGCGATCTCGACTTTCATCTCCATTGTCGCTGTCGCAATCAATCGGTTCGAGATAATGGTCGCGAGTTGTCTCATACGGTCACCCCGAATGTCGTGAACGCCGGCAAGCTCGTCGTTTGGAACGACAGGCTCTCGATGACTCGAAGCAGCGCCTCGACCGTGTCAAGCGACGTCAGGCAGAGCACCCCTTGCTCGGCCGCGGCCCGACGGATGATGAACCCGTCTTTTGTCGCGAGGGCGTCACGCGTCGTCGTGTTCAAGACGATGTCGACTTCTCCTCGTTCGATGACGCTCAGCATCGTCTCTCCCGACTCATTGATTTTCCCGACCGGGTGGACCGGCAAGCCGTCTGCCGAGAGGGCGGTTGCCGTACCGGACGTGGCCATCAGGCGGAATCCGAGTCGATTGAAGCGGCGGGCGATGTCGAGCGCCTCGTCCTTGTCTTGGTCGGCGACCGTCAACAACACGTTCCCTTTCAAGGCGATCGTCATGCCGGCGGCGACGAGTCCTTTATACAGTGCTTTTTCGAGCGTGCGGTCTGTCGCCATGACTTCACCGGTCGATTTCATCTCCGGACCAAGTGATGGGTCGACTTCTTTCAGTTTCGCGAAACTGAACACCGGCACTTTGACCGAGATGGCATCCGCTTCAGGATGCAGGCCGGTCCCAAGCCCGAGGTCTTTCAGGCTCGTCCCGAGAATCGTCTGCGTGGCGATGCGTGCGACCGGGAGGCCCGTCACTTTCGAGATGAACGGGACGGTCCGGCTCGCCCGCGGGTTGACCTCGATGACGTATAGGTCGTCGGCGTAGACGAACTGGATATTGAGCAACCCTTTGATCCGGAACGCCTTGGCGAGTTTGATCGTGTAATCGACGACCTTCTCTTTTAACGCTTCGCTCAACCGCTGCGGCGGGTACACCGCAATCGAGTCGCCCGAGTGGACCCCGGCCCGTTCAATATGTTCCATGATACCCGGGATGTAAACGTCTGTCCCGTCACAGATGGCGTCGACTTCGATCTCGATTCCCGTCAAGTATCGGTCGATGAGAACAGGTCGATCTTTCGAGGCGACGACGGCGTGGCGCATGTACCGCTCAAGCTCCAAGCGCTCATAGACAATTTCCATCGCCCGGCCACCGAGGACGTATGATGGGCGGACAAGTACCGGATAGCCGAGCATGTCGGCACAGGCGACGGCCTCTTCGACCGTGACCGCCGTCTTGCCTGGCGGTTGGGCGAGCCGTTCGGCCGAGAGCGTCGCTTCGAACGCTTTCCGGTCTTCGGCGCGGTCGATGTCTTCAAGCGACGTCCCTAAAATCTGGACCCCTTCCGCTTCGAGCGAGGCCGCCAAGTTGATGGCCGTCTGGCCGCCGAACTGGACGATGACACCGAGCGGCTGTTCGTTGCGGATGACCTCGAGCACGTCCTCGGTCGTGAGCGGTTCGAAGTAGAGCCGGTCCGAGATCGAGAAGTCTGTCGACACTGTCTCCGGATTGTTGTTGATGATGATCGCTTCATAACCTGCGTCAC
This genomic interval carries:
- a CDS encoding dihydroorotate dehydrogenase electron transfer subunit is translated as MRQLATIISNRLIATATMEMKVEIAPQAVAPGTFFHVKTSELLRRPLSVANVEDNVVTFLYKVIGSGTTDLAARRTGDVLDVLGPLGNGFPLEQTGKRVVLVGGGIGVPPLYYTRRMLAAQGIETVAILGFDTKTSIFYEDAFRELGETIITTVDGTYGEMGFVTGPLARIDADVLFSCGPEPMLKAVAASHIEERYISIENRMGCGIGACFACVCEAPGGYVKVCSDGPVFRAEEVTL